The following are from one region of the Streptomyces brevispora genome:
- a CDS encoding SMI1/KNR4 family protein has protein sequence MTSIDHSRVRQSWDRIGLWLRTHVRQAPLRPAVDSGRLDAVEAAQAVTLPADVKEWWALADVSADFWIPGDFAPVALEEALETRETWLLVAEEEGPLFDQNGEPEPRFLPEFIPIAMSPGGDGLIVDLRPGGANGAVFLWDHERWGLGVPLWDSIDSMLQDIADALESQTAVLGQHAALGGAEATCVGQLGDAGELNWEPVPVA, from the coding sequence ATGACCTCTATTGATCACAGTCGTGTGCGGCAGTCATGGGATCGAATCGGCCTCTGGCTGAGGACTCATGTCCGGCAGGCCCCGCTCAGACCGGCCGTGGACTCGGGTCGCCTTGACGCAGTTGAGGCAGCGCAGGCTGTGACACTGCCGGCCGACGTGAAGGAGTGGTGGGCCCTGGCCGACGTCAGCGCCGATTTCTGGATCCCCGGAGACTTCGCTCCTGTGGCGCTGGAAGAAGCCCTGGAGACTCGGGAGACCTGGCTGCTCGTCGCAGAGGAGGAAGGACCTCTGTTCGATCAGAACGGGGAGCCGGAGCCTCGCTTTCTGCCGGAGTTCATACCGATCGCGATGAGCCCCGGCGGTGACGGCCTCATCGTTGACCTTCGGCCCGGCGGGGCCAACGGGGCGGTCTTCCTGTGGGATCACGAGCGCTGGGGACTCGGGGTGCCGCTGTGGGACTCGATCGACTCAATGCTCCAGGACATTGCCGACGCCCTGGAGTCACAGACGGCAGTGCTGGGGCAACATGCTGCTCTCGGGGGTGCCGAAGCGACCTGTGTCGGTCAGCTCGGCGACGCGGGCGAACTCAACTGGGAACCGGTCCCGGTGGCCTGA
- a CDS encoding YciI family protein produces MEFLCYHRDRPGSLPLRHRLTEEHWSYMDQYAKEMIARGPTLTDDGETPTGSVHIVDLPDPSAARTFAFDEPNYQAGAYRDVLLRRWRNMLGRTMWDFPGGPAEGNRYLVLGLGAGKAADTTVPADRDELIAYGPLLSDDGATWLGTAALIRAPDRDTARAILTPDRYADIEVHNWQFGGRS; encoded by the coding sequence ATGGAGTTCCTCTGTTACCACCGCGACCGGCCCGGTTCCCTGCCTCTGCGCCACAGGCTGACGGAAGAGCACTGGTCATACATGGACCAGTACGCGAAGGAGATGATCGCCCGGGGTCCGACCCTCACCGATGACGGTGAGACCCCTACCGGCAGCGTGCACATCGTCGACCTGCCCGATCCCTCCGCTGCCCGCACGTTCGCCTTCGACGAGCCGAACTACCAGGCCGGTGCCTACCGGGATGTGCTGCTGCGACGATGGCGCAACATGCTGGGGCGCACCATGTGGGACTTCCCCGGCGGACCGGCCGAAGGCAACCGGTACCTGGTGCTCGGCCTCGGCGCGGGGAAGGCCGCCGACACCACGGTGCCGGCCGACCGGGACGAACTGATCGCCTACGGACCGCTGCTGTCCGACGACGGCGCCACCTGGCTGGGCACGGCGGCATTGATCCGGGCACCGGATCGGGACACGGCACGCGCCATCCTGACCCCGGACCGGTACGCCGACATTGAGGTGCACAACTGGCAGTTCGGCGGGCGGTCGTGA
- a CDS encoding DinB family protein yields MPTPPRMIPLLQQFDFAHKRLADRLAGPVMDSGNGTDVEVGPMTDKEYFWEPVPDCWSVRRRTDGPGPRATTLTGTGEWGRDATPGPHPAPPPFTTIAWRLSHLCELLTLRADHTAGSHTLTRDDYCSSKDAAGAISAFETGAAAWRKALHGVDDSALDTVGYSTYPHGSDSGDPFIDIVWWVNQELLHHGAEIALMRDLYRSQPH; encoded by the coding sequence ATGCCTACGCCGCCACGCATGATCCCATTGCTCCAGCAGTTCGACTTCGCGCACAAGCGACTTGCCGACCGGTTGGCAGGCCCCGTCATGGACAGCGGCAACGGCACGGACGTCGAGGTCGGCCCCATGACTGACAAGGAGTACTTCTGGGAGCCGGTGCCCGACTGCTGGTCGGTCCGACGACGTACGGACGGGCCCGGACCCCGGGCGACGACCCTGACCGGCACAGGTGAGTGGGGACGCGACGCCACACCGGGCCCGCACCCCGCCCCGCCACCCTTCACCACAATCGCGTGGCGTCTGAGTCACCTCTGTGAACTGCTGACCCTTCGGGCTGACCACACAGCCGGCAGCCATACGCTGACACGGGACGACTACTGCAGCAGCAAAGACGCTGCCGGGGCGATCTCAGCCTTCGAGACCGGCGCCGCAGCCTGGCGGAAGGCCTTGCACGGTGTCGATGACAGTGCCCTGGACACCGTGGGATACAGCACCTACCCCCACGGCAGCGACTCCGGCGACCCCTTCATCGACATCGTCTGGTGGGTCAACCAGGAACTGCTGCACCACGGAGCAGAGATCGCCCTGATGCGCGACCTGTACCGCTCACAACCACACTGA
- a CDS encoding FAD-dependent monooxygenase, which produces MADVDVLVVGAGPVGLTTAAELRRHGVDCRIIDRLAAPEPFAKAIGIVPRTLEMWDTMGLVREALDAAVPHLGQLVFINGKAAPRSELTLPPEIPYPFTTLPQYATERLLTEHLARFGTEVERPTELRSVEVRPDEVEAVLAHADGRTEHLHARYVVGCDGAHSLVRKAAGLTFEGDAFPEQYMIGDVEVDWELPAGYSMRSVNLDANGTMDDMLVCIPMPGVRRYWLSMLRPRTRTGDEDDSSAPDGMGGGRGPDLGQIQDVLDRLSPEPTTASTLRWSSAFRISHRLVNQYRNGRLFVAGDAAHIHPPIGGQGLNTGVQDAHNLAWKLALAVRGLATDDVLESYHTERHPVAQEVVNRTVRHARTVRHARSGLSNNGDDTETTLRRQAQLLIAYPDSPLVQPQAADSTPAAGPAPGDRAPDCRGLQSDLASYPRRLFDLLRTPRHVLLLFAGPEHISGDGAARLEACAAEAQHAAHGLLDAYLITAAEVPHDARPVGLHPPRVHDTAGEFHDAYTPRDGEALLIRPDGYLSGRFHPAAPQHLTTHLRQTFLTPTTETTPSHTRSRTALTHTNQTAARDSKTTPDSPAPALST; this is translated from the coding sequence ATGGCCGATGTCGACGTACTCGTAGTGGGCGCGGGCCCGGTGGGCCTGACGACTGCGGCCGAACTGCGGCGCCACGGCGTGGACTGCCGCATCATCGACCGGCTGGCCGCCCCGGAACCCTTCGCCAAAGCCATCGGCATCGTGCCCCGCACACTGGAGATGTGGGACACCATGGGCCTGGTCCGCGAGGCACTGGACGCCGCGGTGCCACACCTGGGCCAGCTCGTCTTCATCAACGGCAAGGCGGCCCCCCGCTCCGAGCTGACTCTGCCACCCGAGATCCCCTACCCCTTCACCACACTGCCCCAGTACGCAACCGAACGGCTGCTCACCGAGCACCTCGCGCGCTTCGGCACAGAGGTGGAGCGGCCGACCGAACTCCGCTCGGTGGAAGTACGCCCCGACGAGGTCGAGGCCGTCCTCGCGCACGCCGACGGCCGGACCGAGCATCTGCACGCCCGCTACGTCGTGGGCTGCGACGGCGCACACAGCCTGGTCCGCAAAGCCGCCGGGCTGACCTTCGAGGGCGACGCCTTCCCCGAGCAGTACATGATCGGCGACGTCGAAGTCGACTGGGAACTGCCCGCCGGCTACAGCATGCGCTCCGTGAACCTGGACGCCAACGGCACCATGGACGACATGCTCGTCTGCATTCCGATGCCCGGCGTTCGCCGGTACTGGCTGTCGATGCTGCGCCCCCGCACCCGAACCGGGGACGAAGACGACTCGAGCGCCCCGGACGGGATGGGAGGCGGCCGCGGACCGGACCTCGGCCAGATCCAGGACGTGCTCGACCGGCTGTCCCCAGAACCCACGACCGCCTCCACCCTCCGCTGGTCGTCCGCCTTCCGGATCAGCCACCGCCTGGTGAACCAGTACCGCAACGGCCGCCTCTTCGTCGCCGGAGACGCCGCACACATCCACCCGCCGATCGGCGGCCAGGGTCTGAACACCGGAGTGCAGGACGCCCACAACCTTGCCTGGAAACTGGCCCTGGCCGTCCGCGGTCTGGCCACCGACGACGTACTGGAGAGCTACCACACCGAACGCCACCCGGTCGCACAAGAGGTGGTCAACCGCACCGTCCGCCACGCCCGCACCGTCCGCCACGCCCGCTCCGGCCTCAGCAACAACGGGGACGACACCGAGACGACACTGCGGCGCCAGGCCCAGCTGCTGATCGCCTACCCGGACAGCCCGCTGGTCCAACCGCAAGCAGCGGACAGCACACCCGCGGCCGGTCCCGCCCCCGGCGACCGGGCACCGGACTGCCGCGGCCTGCAGAGCGACCTCGCCTCCTACCCCCGGCGCCTGTTCGACCTGCTGCGCACCCCGCGACACGTACTGCTGCTGTTCGCGGGCCCGGAACACATTTCCGGCGACGGCGCCGCCCGGCTCGAGGCCTGCGCCGCCGAAGCACAACACGCCGCCCACGGCCTGCTCGACGCCTACCTGATCACCGCCGCAGAAGTACCCCACGACGCCCGCCCGGTCGGCCTGCACCCACCACGGGTACACGACACAGCAGGCGAATTCCACGACGCCTACACACCACGTGACGGCGAAGCCCTCCTGATCCGCCCCGACGGCTACCTCTCCGGACGCTTCCACCCAGCCGCACCACAACACCTCACAACACACCTGCGCCAAACCTTCCTCACCCCCACGACCGAAACAACACCAAGCCATACCAGGAGCAGGACGGCCCTGACCCATACCAACCAGACAGCAGCCAGGGACTCAAAAACCACCCCAGACTCCCCGGCCCCAGCACTGTCAACCTGA
- a CDS encoding glutaredoxin domain-containing protein: protein MMRAWILPMLFVLGGSVVATGLILSGVPGEAAALLLLFVLLAVVHSPLVFPRSIGALEAQRRSAVDGRPVVFWRSGCKYCLRLRIRLGRSARQLHWVDIWSDPAGAAVVRAVNDGNETVPTVVVTGRPHVNPDPEWVREQLGQSPESMG from the coding sequence ATGATGCGCGCTTGGATCCTTCCGATGCTGTTTGTGCTCGGTGGCTCAGTCGTCGCGACCGGGCTGATCCTCAGCGGGGTCCCCGGCGAAGCCGCAGCACTTCTGCTGTTGTTTGTGCTGCTCGCTGTCGTGCACTCGCCTCTGGTCTTCCCGAGGTCGATCGGTGCGCTGGAGGCACAACGCCGCAGTGCGGTCGACGGCCGGCCGGTCGTCTTTTGGCGGTCGGGCTGCAAGTACTGCCTGCGGCTGCGCATCCGGTTGGGCCGAAGCGCCCGACAGTTGCATTGGGTCGACATCTGGAGTGACCCGGCTGGAGCGGCAGTGGTGAGGGCAGTCAACGATGGCAATGAGACCGTGCCGACCGTTGTCGTGACGGGCCGGCCGCATGTCAACCCGGACCCTGAATGGGTGCGCGAGCAGCTTGGGCAGAGCCCGGAGTCGATGGGGTGA